The following are from one region of the Yoonia sp. R2331 genome:
- the nuoN gene encoding NADH-quinone oxidoreductase subunit NuoN, with protein MISADIQTVLPEIVLSLYAMAALMAAVYTIKDGAAALLTWVTAGVFVLMAVWIGINGEGTTTAFGGMFVEDAFARFAKIVILISAAIVLLMSEGYMARRDLLRFEYPLLVALAVVGMMVMVSAGDLMALYMGLELQSLSLYVVASLRRDSVKSTEAGLKYFVLGALSSGLLLYGASLTYGYAGTTLFSGIIAAVEDGASLGLLFGLVFLVTGFAFKVSAAPFHMWTPDVYEGSPTPVTAFFATAPKVAAMALFARVVHDAFGGIVGDWQQIVAFLAVVSMFLGAIAAIGQRDIKRLMAYSSIAHMGFALMGLAAGTALGVQAMLIYMAIYVTMNIGTFALILSMEKDGRPVTDIQALQSYSKRDPLMALVMLVMMFSLAGVPPMLGFFGKFYVLRAAYDAGLGWLAVAGVIASVIGAFYYLRIVYYVYFGAESEGTDGRPTPVLWTAAVVSGVIVAVAWLPGINLFGIEPVAAAAAATLVN; from the coding sequence ATGATCTCTGCTGATATCCAAACTGTTCTGCCGGAAATCGTGCTGTCGCTTTATGCGATGGCGGCGCTGATGGCGGCTGTTTACACGATCAAGGATGGGGCCGCGGCGCTGCTGACATGGGTCACCGCAGGCGTCTTTGTGTTGATGGCGGTCTGGATCGGCATCAACGGCGAAGGGACCACAACGGCCTTTGGCGGCATGTTCGTCGAGGATGCCTTTGCGCGCTTTGCAAAGATCGTCATCCTGATCTCTGCCGCGATTGTCTTGCTGATGAGCGAGGGCTATATGGCCCGCCGCGATTTGTTGCGGTTTGAATACCCGCTGTTGGTGGCCCTGGCCGTCGTTGGCATGATGGTGATGGTCAGCGCAGGCGACCTGATGGCGCTTTACATGGGGCTGGAACTGCAGTCGCTGTCGCTTTACGTGGTTGCATCGCTGCGCCGCGATAGCGTGAAGTCGACCGAGGCGGGCTTGAAGTACTTTGTGCTTGGCGCGCTGTCGTCCGGTCTGCTGCTTTATGGCGCATCGCTGACCTATGGCTACGCGGGCACGACGCTGTTCTCCGGGATCATTGCGGCGGTCGAAGATGGTGCCTCGCTGGGACTGCTGTTTGGCCTTGTATTCCTTGTCACGGGCTTTGCCTTCAAGGTCAGCGCGGCCCCGTTCCACATGTGGACGCCGGATGTTTACGAAGGTTCGCCAACACCTGTCACCGCGTTTTTCGCGACGGCGCCCAAGGTGGCTGCGATGGCGCTTTTTGCCCGCGTGGTACATGACGCCTTTGGCGGGATCGTCGGCGACTGGCAGCAGATCGTGGCCTTCCTTGCGGTCGTTTCCATGTTCCTTGGTGCAATCGCTGCCATCGGTCAGCGCGACATCAAGCGCCTGATGGCCTATTCCTCGATCGCGCATATGGGCTTTGCCCTGATGGGGCTCGCGGCTGGCACGGCTTTGGGTGTGCAGGCGATGCTGATCTACATGGCGATTTATGTGACAATGAATATCGGCACCTTCGCCTTGATCCTGAGCATGGAAAAAGATGGTCGTCCGGTCACTGACATTCAGGCGCTGCAAAGCTACTCCAAACGTGATCCGCTGATGGCGCTCGTGATGCTTGTGATGATGTTCAGCCTTGCGGGCGTCCCGCCGATGCTCGGCTTTTTCGGCAAATTCTACGTGCTGCGTGCCGCCTACGACGCGGGCCTTGGCTGGCTGGCAGTGGCGGGCGTGATCGCATCGGTGATTGGCGCGTTCTATTACCTGCGCATCGTCTACTACGTCTATTTTGGCGCAGAGAGCGAAGGTACCGACGGTCGCCCGACACCGGTTCTATGGACGGCCGCCGTGGTCAGTGGCGTGATCGTCGCCGTCGCCTGGCTGCCCGGGATCAACCTTTTCGGGATTGAGCCTGTCGCCGCCGCAGCAGCCGCGACCCTTGTCAACTAG
- a CDS encoding type III pantothenate kinase has translation MLLAIDCGNTNTVFSILDGDTEIATWRTSTEWQRTADQYYVWLSSLMRFQKLEGIMIDEVIVSSTVPRVVFNLRVLSDRYFNCRPIVVGKPECALPVEPRVDAGTAVGPDRLVNTAGAFDRHGGNLIVVDFGTATTFDVVDDDGAYIGGVIAPGVNLSLEALHNAAAALPHVDISKPQSVIGTNTVACMQSGVFWGYIGLVREICARIKAERGREMKVISTGGLAPLFQQSEALFDAFEDDLTMHGLTVIHRYNKDIA, from the coding sequence ATGCTTCTGGCGATTGACTGCGGCAACACCAACACGGTCTTTTCCATCCTGGATGGCGACACAGAGATTGCGACCTGGCGCACCAGTACCGAGTGGCAGCGCACGGCGGACCAATACTATGTCTGGCTGTCGTCGCTGATGCGGTTTCAAAAGCTTGAAGGCATCATGATTGACGAGGTGATCGTCAGTTCCACCGTGCCGCGTGTGGTCTTCAACCTGCGGGTCCTGTCCGACCGCTATTTCAATTGCCGCCCCATTGTTGTGGGCAAGCCTGAATGCGCGCTGCCGGTTGAACCTCGGGTGGATGCAGGCACTGCCGTTGGCCCGGATCGTCTGGTCAATACTGCCGGTGCCTTTGACCGCCACGGTGGCAACTTGATCGTGGTCGATTTTGGCACTGCGACGACCTTTGATGTGGTGGACGATGACGGAGCCTATATCGGCGGCGTCATTGCGCCCGGTGTGAACCTGTCGCTTGAGGCGCTGCACAATGCCGCCGCCGCCCTGCCGCATGTCGATATCAGCAAGCCGCAGTCGGTGATTGGCACCAACACAGTGGCTTGTATGCAGTCAGGTGTCTTTTGGGGTTACATCGGACTGGTGCGCGAGATATGCGCACGGATCAAAGCCGAACGCGGGCGCGAGATGAAGGTGATCTCGACCGGTGGGTTGGCGCCACTTTTTCAACAGTCCGAGGCCTTGTTTGATGCCTTTGAGGACGATCTGACGATGCACGGTCTGACCGTCATCCACCGCTATAACAAGGACATCGCATGA
- a CDS encoding biotin--[acetyl-CoA-carboxylase] ligase — protein sequence MSTRPDKHHDWPQGYRCLAYDTLDSTMAEAARLAPGIDGPTWITARAQTAARGRRGRVWKNPAGNLAATLVFHPLCTPQVAAQRSFVAANALLETLALYVDRGKLATKWPNDVLLNGGKVAGILLETSGRGPFVDWLSVGIGVNLTEVPEGVADAKFPPVSLASEGGATVDADEFLVYLACNIATQEGKLDRFGFDKIRTDWLKHAAKLGETITALQGAEMIQGIFDTIDADGNLVLITAKGPRKIAAADIHF from the coding sequence TTGTCAACTAGACCCGACAAGCATCACGACTGGCCGCAAGGCTATCGCTGTCTGGCCTATGATACGCTGGACAGCACAATGGCCGAGGCCGCGCGCCTCGCCCCCGGTATTGATGGCCCCACATGGATCACCGCGCGCGCGCAGACCGCCGCACGCGGGCGGCGCGGCCGGGTATGGAAGAACCCAGCGGGCAATCTTGCCGCAACGCTGGTGTTTCATCCGCTTTGCACGCCGCAGGTCGCAGCACAGCGGTCGTTTGTGGCAGCCAATGCCCTTTTGGAAACGCTGGCGCTTTATGTCGATCGCGGCAAACTGGCGACGAAATGGCCCAACGATGTGCTGCTGAACGGCGGCAAGGTCGCGGGCATCCTGCTGGAAACCAGCGGGCGTGGTCCCTTTGTGGATTGGCTGTCGGTGGGAATTGGCGTGAACCTGACAGAGGTGCCAGAAGGCGTCGCAGACGCAAAGTTCCCGCCCGTCAGTCTGGCAAGCGAAGGCGGAGCTACCGTCGATGCAGATGAATTTCTTGTCTATCTGGCCTGCAACATCGCCACGCAAGAGGGCAAGCTGGATCGCTTCGGCTTTGACAAGATCCGCACCGACTGGCTGAAACACGCGGCCAAGCTGGGCGAGACGATCACCGCTTTGCAAGGCGCAGAGATGATCCAGGGCATTTTCGATACCATTGATGCGGATGGCAATTTAGTGCTGATCACCGCAAAAGGCCCGCGCAAGATTGCAGCGGCCGATATCCATTTCTAA